A region of the Chryseobacterium cucumeris genome:
TCCTCAATCTATTTATGTGAGAGATGGACAAGGTTATTTAATCAAAGAAAGTTTCAAAGGACAATATGAATCTTTGATCAAAGATTATCCTGAAGTGGAAGACCTTTTCATCAGGGATGAGCGTCTTCTGGATATTATTTCTCACCATCTTCTGGTAAGTAACCTGAGCGCACTGATTGCTTCAATAGGTAAGACGGGATTGGTGAAAGAAAGAAGATTAATCCATATTCTGTACAGGGAATTTGAAAATCTTCATGACAGTGAACCTTCATCTTTAACGGATTATGCTTTGAATCAAAGATATTGGGCCGTAAAATCAAACCTTCAGTCGGCGGTTGCTGATGTAGACGGAGGCGTGAATGCTTCTTCAATTTCTTATGCTAAAGTTCCGAACCTTCTTCACAAACATTTCTTTTCGGATCAGTTAATCAATCCGCAGGGAACAGAGGTTTTCTTCAAAAGGTATTTCCAGAAAGAGGATGTTACTATGAGTATGCGTCCTATAGATCTTGAAAATGACCTTGAAATGCTTCATGAATGGTTCAACCGTGAACATGCCGTAAAAATCTGGCAGATGAACTGGCCTATTGATGAGCTGGAAACCTATTACAGACTGATGCTTCCAAGTGATGAAGCCCACAGTTACATCATCGCAGGAAACGATGAACCTTCATGCAATATCGAGGTGTATTGGGCTTGCAGAGATATCGTAGGCGATTATTATGAAGTATTGCCAACAGATTACGGAACGCACCAGTTTATTGCACCGACTGATCCAAAGAAAAAATTCGTTTCTCCATCCACACAATCTATGGTGGATTATGTTTTTGCACAGCCACAGGTAGGAAAAATGGTTGGCGAAGGATCTGTAGACTCTCTTGCTTCTATGATGAACAAGGCCCACGTAGGTTTCAAAGTAGAAAAAGTAATTGAAATGCCTCATAAAAAAGCCAATCTGAACTTCTGTTACAGAGAATGGTACTGGGAAAAATTCCCCCAGAATAAAGAGGTACAAATCACCACAAACATCACAAAAAATGACTAACGAAGCCGTATACAATGTAATAGGCATAGGGATTGGCCCTTTCAATCTGGGACTTGCCGCATTATCCAATCCGATTTCGGAACTGAAAACCCTTTTCCTGGACCAGAGAGATGGTTTCGACTGGCATCCGGGACTGATGATCGACCATGTAACCCTGCAGACTCCATTTTTATGCGACTGCGTATCCATGGCCGATCCAACAAATCCTTTAAGCCTTTTGAATTACCTGAAAGAAACCGGAAGACTGTATAAATTTTTTATCAGAGAAGACTTTTTCATTCCGAGGAAAGAATACAACCGTTATTGTCAATGGGTAATTGAACAGCTTCCACAATGCCGTTTCTCTACTCAGGTAGTGGATATTACTTATGAAGAAGGTTTATATCATGTAACGACTATTCACACCAAAACCAAAGAAACTACGGTTTTCAAAACAGAAAGACTGATTTTAGGAACAGGAACACAACCTCATATTCCTTCTTTCATTCCGAAGGATGATTCCCGTGTTATTCACACCAGTTCTTATCTGTACAGAAAAGAAGAGCTTTTGTCTCGTGGTAAAAAAATAGCAATTATCGGTTCTGGCCAGAGTTCTGCAGAAGTTTTTTATGACCTGCTTCAAAACAGGAACGAAGAAACACATTTGGGTTGGTATTCCCGTCCGGACAGATTTTTCCCTATGGAATATTCTAAACTGACACTGGAACTTACTTCACCTGACTACGTAGATTATTTCTACAACAGAAGTGAATCTGCAAGGAAAACTATTTTAAGCAAACAGCAGGCTCAGTTTAAAGGAATCAATTACGATCTGATCAATGATATCTACGATTTCATCTATGATCTGAATATCGATAATGCGGATCCTAATCTTACAATTATTCCTAACAGCCAGCTGAACAGAGTAGACAACAGCAATCCGGATTTTATCAATCTTGAGTTTACCCAACTGGAACAGGAAGTACCTTATGATCAGGAAGCAGATTATCTGATTCTGGGAACAGGATACTGTTATAACGAGCCTGCATTCATAAAGAATATTCAGGATAGAATTAAGAGAGATTCCAGTGGATTGTTTGATGTCAACAGGAATTATTCAATAGACCATAACGGGGGCGAAATTTATGTTCTTCATGCCGAAGTTCATACCCACAGCTATATTTCTACCGATCTGGGAATGGCTGCGTACCGTAATTCCTACATCATCAATGATATTCTGGGAAGAGAGCATTATAAAATTGAAAAGAAAATTGCTTTCCAGGATTTTGATGTCGAAAAATATGCTGACTTACCAACTGCCAAAATTTAATTAAAAATGAACACCAACTTAAAAAATACAATAAGCCAGGAAAACTGGAATCAGGCCAACAGAAACCTAATGGCCAAAACCATCTCAGAACTGATGCACGAAGAGCTTCTGAAACCTGTCGTGACCTTTGAAGATCAGGACGGATATACAGTTTTCAAGCTCGAAACAGGATTTGAAAATATTTCATACAGCTTCCGCGGACAAGAAAGAATGATGGATTACTGGCATATTGATAAAGACAGCATTACAAAAACAGAAAACGGGGAAGATTTGTCTTCTGTAGATGTAGCGGCTTTCTTCCTGGAAATGCAGTCTGTTTTTGACTTAGACCCTTATACCATTGCAAGATACACGGAAGAATTACTGCATACGCTGTATTGTGATGCTTTAATCTTATCAAGAGGAGTGATGTCTTCAAAAGATCTTGCAGATGCGGATTATCAGACGGTAGAGCATAATATGACCGGACATCCTTGGGTAATTGTGAACAAAAGCCGATTAGGTTTTTCTCCAAGAGATCTTAAAACATTTGCCCCTGAAGCCGATGAAAATTTAAAAGTAATCTGGCTGGCTTCTCATAAAAGCAGATCATCATTCCAGTCTTTGGAACATATTGACAGAGATGAGTTTTACCGTTCAGAAATAGGAGAGGATTTATACAATGATTTTCAGCAGCAGCTATTGAGCAAAAGAAAAGTTGTTGAAGATTATCACTTTATCCCTGTACATCCATGGCAGTGGGAGCATAAGCTTCAGATACATTTTGCGGGAGATATTGCTTCCGGACTTTTAATACAATTGGGTGAGGGTAGTGACACCTACAGTCCGCAGCAGAGTATCCGTACTTTATTCAATATAGATCATCCTAAAAAGAGATACCTTAAAACGGCGGTTTCTATTCTGAGCACAGGGAATATCAGAGGATTATCACCCAAGCAGATGAAAATTGCTCCTGCTATTACAGACTGGGTAAAAGGCTTGATTAAAGATGATGCTTATCTGGAGAATAAAGAAACTATTTTCTTAGGAGAAGAGGCAGCAATCACCTATCTGCATCCACAATATGGAGCTATTGCCAGCGTACCTTACCAATATAATGAATTCCTTGGCGCATTATGGAGAGAAAGTGCTGAAAATTATCTGAAAGAAGATGAGCAAATGGTAACCATGGCTTCTCTGCTTTATGTAGATGAAAATGGAGTTCCATTGGTTCAGGCCTTTGCAGAAAAAGCAGGTTTGAGCATTAAAGAATGGATTGAAAGCTATCTTGATGCTTATCTTACCCCATTATTACACATTTATTACACGCATTCATTATGTGTAACGCCTCATGGGGAAAATATTATGGTTGTTTTGAAAAATGGAGTTCCGAAGAGAATTGTCATCAAAGACTTTGTGGATGATATTGTACTTACTACAGAGGCCAGAGAAAAGCTTCCTGCACATCTTGCAGACGGTTTGATCCAGTCTTCCAATAAAGAAAATATCCCATTGTTTATTTTGCTTGGAGTTTTTGATGCCTTCTTCAGATACCTGTCGAATGCTTTACATACGTATTCCAACTTTAATGACGAGACGTTCTGGGAACTGGTTCACAACTGTGTAGAAAATTATAAAGCTGAGAATACCCACCTTCAGGAACGATACGAAAAGTATGACCTGTATGTTCCGGCATTCAAAAGATTCTATATCAACAGTCTGCGTCTGAAAAATAACGGTTACAGTGAAAACAAGGCATTTGCCATTCCGAGAAAAGACGGAGCATTGCCTAACCCGCTGTATCAGATTGCCAATAAAAACTCAGTAGCAGCAGTATGAGGAAATTCCTGCATATACTAAAAGAAGGAGCGGTTTTTACGTATGGAGCCATAGCCGGAAAGAAAGTTGAACTGACTTCCGGAAGTATCAACCGTTCCATCTTTAGCCTTGCCATTCCCATGGTGATGGAGCTTGTGATGGAGTCTGTCTTTGTGAGTGTCAATCTATTGATTATCGCAAAATTAGGCGACAAGGTCCTTGGGCTTGTGGGAATAACCGATAACTACATCAACTTTGCCTATGCCATAGCAGTAGGTTTGGGAATTGCAGCAGCAACCCTTACCGCCAGAAGAGCGGGCGAAAAAGATAAAGAAGGAATGGGAAGAACAGCCCAATACATCATCTTGCTGGCTCTGTTTTTTGCAGTGCTTATTGGTGGGGTTTCCTGCTTTTTTGCATCAGAAATTGTTGATTTTCTGGGAATCAATGCCAGTACGGTAACCGAAGGAGTTTCTTTCTCGAGACTGGTCTTCCTGAGTATCGGGCTTGTGATTCTCCGCTTGTCTGTGAATGGACTTTTCAGAGGGGCTGGTGATGCTGATATTGCCATGAAATCACTTTGGATCTGTCATATTTCGAATATCATTATTGCAGTGATCCTTGTTTTCGGATTAGGATTTATTCCTGCTTTCGGATTGATGGGATTGGCATATGCTACAGTTTTATCAAGGCTTTTAGGCGTTTTATACCAGGCTTTTGTATTTGCCACAGGAAAAACCAGCATCAGTATCAGAGTTCCTTTACAGCTTGATATTCCATTGCTGCAGAAGATTCTGAAACTCGCCTTTGGAGGATTGGTTCAGTATATCATCCCAACATCCAGCTGGCTGATTATGGTGAAGATCATCTCCACTTTCGGAACTACAGCCCTTGCAGGATATATTATTGCCCAGCGTATTGCTTCGGTAGCCACGATGCCTGCCTGGGGAATAGGAAATGCTGCCGGAGTGCTTACTGGTCAGAATCTGGGTGCCGGAGAGCCGGAACGTGCTGAAAAAACAGTTTGGAGAGCCGGAACGATCAACATGACGTATCTGGTGATCGTAGCTCTATTCTGGCAGATTGCAGCGGAATATGTGGTGAAATTTTTCACTACAGAACCTGAAGTTGCAGGATATGCGGTGCAGTACATCCACGTGGTATCAATGGCTTATCTGCTGTTAGGATTCACCATGGTAATCAGCCGTGCCTTGAATGCAGCCGGAAATATCATGCAGGTTACCCTGCTGTATATCGTCATGTTTTATGTGATACAGCTTCCTATGGCTTATCTCTTAGGGGTAAGACTTCATTGGGAACTGAGAGGAATATTTACCGCTATCGTTTCTTCGGAGATTGTTTTAGCTGTGCTATTCCTGATGATTTTTAAAAATGGAAAATGGAAAACTATAAAAATTTAAAATGAACACTACAGAAGAATTTTATGAAATTATCGCCTCTGCCATCGCTATAAAAAAAGAACTGGTAGATGAAAAACTTACGTATCAGGAAATCCCGGAATGGGATTCTATGTCTCATCTTCTGATCGTAGAAGCCCTTGAACAGTTTTATCAGATCAAATTTGATTTTAACGATATTCTGGAGATGGGAACCGTCGGAAAGATTCGTGAAAAAATGAAAAAATACGATGTATTCGTAGAAAACTAAGCCTATGAAAATTTTAGAAAATGTAATTGCCAATAAGAACCTGGCGTTTACAGATGCTTCCACCGGTACAACAATACCGGTGGGAACACTGTACCGGTCTTTAGGCTTAAACCCCGTAGAAAAAGGGCTGCTCTTTTTATACAATGACAATCAGCTGCCAAGCATTGAGGTGCTTTTCAATTTTTACGGAACAGCGCACACGATTGCGGTACTGGGACAGAAACTGCATGAAGAATTCAAAGAACGTATTGAGGCAGAATACCGTCCGAAATACATCTTTGACCCACAAAGAGAAGCTATTGAAGGATATACTCTGAAAGCATTCTCAGACAACATCAGCATCTTCGCAAAGGATGATTATAAAGCTGAGATTATCATTCACCCTGACATCAAAATCCTATTGAGTACTTCAGGAACTACAGGTGTACCGAAGCTGGTTAAATTATCTGATGAAAGTCTTTATCAGAACGCATTGAGCATCCTTCAGTACATGCCGATTCAGGGAACTGATGTAGTTCCTTTAAACGTACCGATCAACTTTGTATACGGATTCTCTATTTTCACGACCAACTGTATGCGTGCCGGAAGAATTGTCTGTACGGATAAAGACATTATGCAGAAAGCATTCTGGGACGAAATGGAGAAGTACGGCTACAGTACTTTAGGCGGAGTTCCCTTTCTTTATGAAAACCTGAACAGAATAGGATTTTTCAGAAAAGATTCTCCAAGTCTCAGATATTTTACCCACACCGGAGGTGTGATTAACGCGGAATTGAGAAAAACTATTTTCTCTTATTGTCATGAATTTAAAAAAGAATTCTTTGCACAATACGGACAGACAGAAGCAGGCGGAAGAATGGCTTACCTTACCACAGAAGGATTGCTGGAAGAAGAAACATCAATCGGAAATGTGGTGGAAAGAGGAAGCTTCAAAATTGATCCTGAAACGGATGAATTGCTGTTTTCTCATGTCAGTATTTTCGGAGGCTACGCCAATAAGCTGGACGATTTGACAACGTACGAGCAGCCTTCTGTACTGCATACCGGAGATACCGCCAGAAAAGGTGAAAACGGGATGTATTATATCACAGGAAGAATAAAACGTATCATGAAGCTTTTCGGAATACGTCTTAATCTGGATGAGGTAGAATTTATCCTTAAAAATGAAATGCAGGGCAATACTTTCGTATGTCTGAATGCCAATGATAAAAAAATTGTGGTATTGTATGACAATCCGGAAATAGATCCTCAGATCATCACCGAAACCATTAAAAATAAACTGCGTATTAATCCACAATATGTACGCACAGAACGTATAGAATCATTCCCTTTATCACAAAACGGTAAAATAAACTATCCCCTGTTACAAAAATTACAGCATGAAAACATCTAAAACCCTTATATTACTTCTTGGTCTTGCTTTATCTTCCAATTCGCTTTCTGCACAGCAGGGCGACAGAGTTCATGGCAAAATCATGCTGTCTGAAAAAGCACCGGTAAAAAATGCTGTTTTAAGACTTGTCAACACATCTTATCAGGCAAAAACCAATAATTTAGGAGAATATTACTTTGAAAATGTGCCACCTGGAGAATATACCCTTCAGGTGGTTTTAAATGACATTGAACTGATGAGGGAATCCATCCACATCCAGAAAGATGTCTATGAAATCCCTGCAATCTATGCCCCGTTAAACAATAATGTAATTGAGGGAATTACCGTATATGCAGTAAGCAGAAATAAATTTCTGGATAAAGACAGTACTTCAGTGGCCAAAATGCCTTTGAAAGTTCTTGAAAATCCACAGGCTTATACAAGCATCAACCAGCAGATCATGAAAGAACAGCTTACTTACGATATTTCGGAAGTATTGAAAAATGTTCCGGGTATGGTAAAAATGCAGGGAAGCCCGGGAAGAGGTTCCGGAGACGGAAGTTTTTACTACAGCCTCAGAGGTTTTCCTACCAAAGTATCGATGGTAGATGGTGTACCAGCCAATACCAATGGTGAGATTGATCCTTCCGATATTGAACGTCTTGAAGTCATCAAAGGACCTTCAGGAACGTTGTATGGAGGTTCTGTAACTTCCTTTGGAGGTTTGATTAACGCAGTAACCAAAAAACCGAAAGATTATTTCGGAGGAGAAGCTTCTTATCTGATGGGAAGCTACAATCTGAACCGTGTTACCGCTGATGTTTACGGCCCGATTACAGAATCCAGAAATATGTTATTTCGTTTGAATGCAGCCTATCAGTATCAGAATGGTTTCAGAGATTCCGAATTCAGAAAATCATTCTTTGTAGCCCCAACTGTAAGCTACCAGGTTAATGAAAGATTGAAATTTAACCTGGGAGCTCAGATTTACAATTATGAAGGAACAAATACTCCGATTATTTTCCTTCCGAGAACAAGGCAATATTTTGCCCATAATCCTGATGAACTAGGCTTTGACTGGAAAAGATCATATTCCAACAATGATATGACCTTAAAAGCGCCATCTATTAACGTAAAAGCAGAGGCTAATTACAAAATTTCAGATCAATGGACTTCGCAAACCTTACTTTCAAGAAACTTCAGAAAAACGGAAGGATTATATCAATACCAGTTTATCAGAGGGACAACCAGTGATGCCCTGCTGGAACGTAATGTACAGTGGCAGAACTCTGAAGCTTCTTCTACAAGTGTTCAGCAGAATTTCAATGGACAATTTAATATCGGGAAAATTAAAAATAAAGTATTGATCGGATTGGATTATCTGAATCAGACAATCAATAATAACCATTCTCCAATTGTAGTCTTTGATAATGTCAACGGACAAAACTTAGAGGGATACCCGAATATTTCTAAAGATCTTGCCCTTCAAAAAATCCAGGCATTTACACAGGCAGCCATTCAGGCAGGCAAAACACCTTTAGTGAGAAATAATTCCGCATCAAACCTTTATGGAGCCTATATTTCAAACGTCACTTATATTACGGACCGTTTGATTACGCTTTTAAGCTTGCGTATGGATCATTACGAAAGTAAAGGA
Encoded here:
- a CDS encoding lysine N(6)-hydroxylase/L-ornithine N(5)-oxygenase family protein — encoded protein: MTNEAVYNVIGIGIGPFNLGLAALSNPISELKTLFLDQRDGFDWHPGLMIDHVTLQTPFLCDCVSMADPTNPLSLLNYLKETGRLYKFFIREDFFIPRKEYNRYCQWVIEQLPQCRFSTQVVDITYEEGLYHVTTIHTKTKETTVFKTERLILGTGTQPHIPSFIPKDDSRVIHTSSYLYRKEELLSRGKKIAIIGSGQSSAEVFYDLLQNRNEETHLGWYSRPDRFFPMEYSKLTLELTSPDYVDYFYNRSESARKTILSKQQAQFKGINYDLINDIYDFIYDLNIDNADPNLTIIPNSQLNRVDNSNPDFINLEFTQLEQEVPYDQEADYLILGTGYCYNEPAFIKNIQDRIKRDSSGLFDVNRNYSIDHNGGEIYVLHAEVHTHSYISTDLGMAAYRNSYIINDILGREHYKIEKKIAFQDFDVEKYADLPTAKI
- a CDS encoding IucA/IucC family protein, which gives rise to MNTNLKNTISQENWNQANRNLMAKTISELMHEELLKPVVTFEDQDGYTVFKLETGFENISYSFRGQERMMDYWHIDKDSITKTENGEDLSSVDVAAFFLEMQSVFDLDPYTIARYTEELLHTLYCDALILSRGVMSSKDLADADYQTVEHNMTGHPWVIVNKSRLGFSPRDLKTFAPEADENLKVIWLASHKSRSSFQSLEHIDRDEFYRSEIGEDLYNDFQQQLLSKRKVVEDYHFIPVHPWQWEHKLQIHFAGDIASGLLIQLGEGSDTYSPQQSIRTLFNIDHPKKRYLKTAVSILSTGNIRGLSPKQMKIAPAITDWVKGLIKDDAYLENKETIFLGEEAAITYLHPQYGAIASVPYQYNEFLGALWRESAENYLKEDEQMVTMASLLYVDENGVPLVQAFAEKAGLSIKEWIESYLDAYLTPLLHIYYTHSLCVTPHGENIMVVLKNGVPKRIVIKDFVDDIVLTTEAREKLPAHLADGLIQSSNKENIPLFILLGVFDAFFRYLSNALHTYSNFNDETFWELVHNCVENYKAENTHLQERYEKYDLYVPAFKRFYINSLRLKNNGYSENKAFAIPRKDGALPNPLYQIANKNSVAAV
- a CDS encoding MATE family efflux transporter, with protein sequence MRKFLHILKEGAVFTYGAIAGKKVELTSGSINRSIFSLAIPMVMELVMESVFVSVNLLIIAKLGDKVLGLVGITDNYINFAYAIAVGLGIAAATLTARRAGEKDKEGMGRTAQYIILLALFFAVLIGGVSCFFASEIVDFLGINASTVTEGVSFSRLVFLSIGLVILRLSVNGLFRGAGDADIAMKSLWICHISNIIIAVILVFGLGFIPAFGLMGLAYATVLSRLLGVLYQAFVFATGKTSISIRVPLQLDIPLLQKILKLAFGGLVQYIIPTSSWLIMVKIISTFGTTALAGYIIAQRIASVATMPAWGIGNAAGVLTGQNLGAGEPERAEKTVWRAGTINMTYLVIVALFWQIAAEYVVKFFTTEPEVAGYAVQYIHVVSMAYLLLGFTMVISRALNAAGNIMQVTLLYIVMFYVIQLPMAYLLGVRLHWELRGIFTAIVSSEIVLAVLFLMIFKNGKWKTIKI
- a CDS encoding acyl carrier protein, whose amino-acid sequence is MNTTEEFYEIIASAIAIKKELVDEKLTYQEIPEWDSMSHLLIVEALEQFYQIKFDFNDILEMGTVGKIREKMKKYDVFVEN
- a CDS encoding AMP-binding protein, producing the protein MKILENVIANKNLAFTDASTGTTIPVGTLYRSLGLNPVEKGLLFLYNDNQLPSIEVLFNFYGTAHTIAVLGQKLHEEFKERIEAEYRPKYIFDPQREAIEGYTLKAFSDNISIFAKDDYKAEIIIHPDIKILLSTSGTTGVPKLVKLSDESLYQNALSILQYMPIQGTDVVPLNVPINFVYGFSIFTTNCMRAGRIVCTDKDIMQKAFWDEMEKYGYSTLGGVPFLYENLNRIGFFRKDSPSLRYFTHTGGVINAELRKTIFSYCHEFKKEFFAQYGQTEAGGRMAYLTTEGLLEEETSIGNVVERGSFKIDPETDELLFSHVSIFGGYANKLDDLTTYEQPSVLHTGDTARKGENGMYYITGRIKRIMKLFGIRLNLDEVEFILKNEMQGNTFVCLNANDKKIVVLYDNPEIDPQIITETIKNKLRINPQYVRTERIESFPLSQNGKINYPLLQKLQHENI
- a CDS encoding TonB-dependent receptor; translation: MKTSKTLILLLGLALSSNSLSAQQGDRVHGKIMLSEKAPVKNAVLRLVNTSYQAKTNNLGEYYFENVPPGEYTLQVVLNDIELMRESIHIQKDVYEIPAIYAPLNNNVIEGITVYAVSRNKFLDKDSTSVAKMPLKVLENPQAYTSINQQIMKEQLTYDISEVLKNVPGMVKMQGSPGRGSGDGSFYYSLRGFPTKVSMVDGVPANTNGEIDPSDIERLEVIKGPSGTLYGGSVTSFGGLINAVTKKPKDYFGGEASYLMGSYNLNRVTADVYGPITESRNMLFRLNAAYQYQNGFRDSEFRKSFFVAPTVSYQVNERLKFNLGAQIYNYEGTNTPIIFLPRTRQYFAHNPDELGFDWKRSYSNNDMTLKAPSINVKAEANYKISDQWTSQTLLSRNFRKTEGLYQYQFIRGTTSDALLERNVQWQNSEASSTSVQQNFNGQFNIGKIKNKVLIGLDYLNQTINNNHSPIVVFDNVNGQNLEGYPNISKDLALQKIQAFTQAAIQAGKTPLVRNNSASNLYGAYISNVTYITDRLITLLSLRMDHYESKGQLNLNDNKRTGDFSQTAWSPKVGIVYQIVKDQLSAYGNYMNGFSYTAPVAQQLPEISGEMKPQMANQWEVGIKGNLWRNKVNFTVGYYDILVDNIQRGTGVIRDGKEYNIVVQDGKQRSKGIEIETIMNPVQGLNIMAGYSYNHSRYEKADPAVDGRRPESAGPANVFNSWISYILPIKGLQGLGIGFGVNRVGKQITGNKVVTRQFVFPAYTLVNASISLEKERYRLGFKMNNLGNAQYFAGQGVVVAQMPRNFVAEVSFKF